A region from the Thermoplasmatales archaeon genome encodes:
- a CDS encoding imidazolonepropionase: protein MPGNLLIRNASQVVVTHDTGKPLTGEMLGTVETVENASILVRDGRIAEISASPEIPEGTTVIDATGMTVMPGFVDSHTHIVYGGTRYEEFYLRAQGKSYLEIMNSGNGINRTVRDTEKLQAAGILAQTARRVDDAVSTGTTTMEMKTGYTTTLAGESKMLDVMRSLSSSGRINVVPTFLGMHSIPPGTPEDAFTDYMINTVAERLKGRFAFTDAFCDSGAYSPELCGKLAEWSRRNSIPMKLHADELQDIGCLDLCGRYRFRSVDHLLRSSDDGIEKIRKCGAIANFLPITGFSLDKGTYPDARKFVDAGIPIALSSDISPLSMNSNMIFAMYLAVRFLGLSAEESMNAVTINGSYSAGVAGDRGSLDIGKKADIILASAGNYREIPYSYSSGIVDTVLNEGRIVYSRRGK from the coding sequence ATGCCAGGCAACTTACTGATAAGGAACGCATCGCAGGTGGTTGTTACTCATGATACGGGCAAACCGCTCACCGGAGAAATGCTTGGCACAGTGGAAACTGTTGAGAATGCCTCAATCCTCGTGAGGGATGGCAGGATAGCTGAGATATCCGCCTCTCCGGAAATACCTGAGGGCACCACCGTAATTGACGCTACCGGGATGACCGTGATGCCAGGCTTTGTGGATTCACATACGCACATTGTCTATGGCGGAACAAGATATGAGGAGTTCTACCTCAGGGCGCAGGGGAAAAGTTACCTGGAGATAATGAACAGCGGGAACGGCATAAACAGGACCGTAAGGGATACGGAGAAGCTGCAGGCAGCTGGCATACTTGCGCAGACGGCACGCCGTGTTGATGATGCAGTTTCCACGGGAACAACGACCATGGAAATGAAGACGGGATACACAACCACTCTTGCCGGCGAGAGCAAGATGCTTGACGTGATGCGTTCTCTTTCAAGCAGCGGCAGGATAAATGTCGTACCCACATTCCTTGGCATGCATTCCATACCGCCGGGAACACCGGAGGATGCCTTCACAGATTACATGATCAATACTGTTGCCGAGAGGCTCAAAGGCAGGTTTGCCTTCACTGATGCCTTCTGCGACAGTGGCGCCTATTCTCCTGAATTGTGTGGAAAACTTGCAGAATGGTCGCGCAGGAACAGTATTCCCATGAAACTTCATGCAGACGAACTGCAGGATATCGGATGCCTGGACCTGTGCGGCAGATACAGGTTCCGTAGCGTTGATCACCTGCTGCGTTCAAGCGACGATGGAATAGAGAAAATACGTAAGTGCGGCGCTATCGCCAATTTTCTTCCCATAACCGGGTTCTCACTTGACAAAGGGACTTACCCGGACGCGAGAAAATTTGTGGACGCCGGTATACCCATTGCCCTGTCCAGCGACATTTCCCCGCTTTCCATGAATTCTAACATGATCTTTGCCATGTATCTCGCTGTCAGGTTCCTGGGCCTGTCTGCAGAAGAGAGCATGAATGCCGTGACAATAAACGGCTCCTACTCTGCCGGAGTTGCCGGCGATAGGGGATCGCTGGACATCGGCAAAAAGGCGGATATTATCCTCGCGTCGGCAGGCAACTACAGGGAAATCCCATACAGTTATTCCTCTGGAATTGTGGACACAGTGCTGAACGAGGGCAGGATTGTGTACAGCAGGAGAGGAAAGTGA
- the dph2_1 gene encoding S-adenosyl-L-methionine:L-histidine 3-amino-3-carboxypropyltransferase has translation MFSVDVNDTIQKLQQMGARKILLQLPDGLKPHAFDYFNALSAKFSVIISSDPFYGACDVGNAEQYRDVDCIVQYGHSEIPNVKYPKPMIFQEARNETAVTINPEIFGILVQSGFKRIGLLSSIQYMDRMMETRKILENLGLKVVVGRQDSRIAYPGQVLGCNFSSAHSISMDVDAYLIVSTGKFHAIGVQLSTDKEVFLLDLNYLSLQTIRDEKDSFLRKRYARISKALDAKKFCVVFDTKIGQYRKRLADVLMTQIREMGKDGVLLSANEVKPSDYENLRCDAVIFTGCPRVPIDDEDRFSMPILTPPEFQTLFGFKKTKNYVMDEIVEVDDLP, from the coding sequence ATGTTTTCTGTTGACGTAAACGACACCATCCAGAAACTACAGCAAATGGGTGCAAGGAAGATATTGCTGCAGCTGCCTGACGGGCTGAAGCCACATGCCTTTGATTACTTCAATGCACTTTCTGCAAAATTTTCCGTTATAATAAGTTCAGATCCATTCTATGGAGCATGCGATGTTGGCAACGCTGAGCAGTACAGGGATGTGGATTGCATAGTTCAGTACGGGCATTCCGAGATACCCAACGTGAAATATCCGAAGCCGATGATTTTCCAGGAAGCAAGAAACGAGACCGCTGTCACCATAAATCCGGAGATTTTTGGCATCCTCGTGCAATCCGGGTTCAAGAGAATAGGACTGCTTTCGTCCATACAGTACATGGATAGGATGATGGAAACCCGAAAGATACTGGAGAACCTGGGACTTAAAGTGGTGGTGGGAAGGCAGGACAGCAGGATAGCATATCCGGGACAGGTCCTTGGATGCAACTTCAGCTCGGCACACTCCATCTCAATGGACGTGGATGCCTATCTCATCGTCAGCACCGGAAAGTTCCATGCAATAGGCGTTCAACTGTCAACCGACAAGGAGGTTTTCCTGCTTGACCTTAACTATCTCTCGCTGCAGACCATCAGGGATGAAAAGGACAGTTTCCTCAGGAAGAGATATGCCAGGATCTCAAAAGCCCTGGATGCAAAGAAGTTCTGCGTTGTCTTTGACACGAAGATCGGGCAGTACAGGAAGAGGCTCGCCGACGTACTGATGACACAGATCAGGGAGATGGGAAAAGATGGGGTACTCCTGAGTGCTAACGAGGTAAAGCCTTCCGATTATGAAAACCTCAGGTGTGACGCCGTTATCTTCACGGGTTGTCCCAGGGTCCCCATAGACGATGAAGACCGGTTCAGCATGCCGATACTGACACCACCGGAATTCCAGACCCTTTTTGGATTCAAGAAGACAAAGAACTACGTGATGGATGAGATAGTTGAAGTTGATGATCTTCCGTAA
- a CDS encoding (dimethylallyl)adenosine tRNA methylthiotransferase — protein MKIYSESYGCTQSRSETGLYVNSMLAEGNTLVSRPEEADMSIIGTCVVIKQTEDRMIRRIEEISRVSRVRVMGCLSTMNGGSLAQGNIEVLNSRDFRSFYSGRLDDIEIREPSIFEGIPINQGCTGSCNFCISHIARGKLLSRPPEKIRNQVLMQLEKGIREVRISSLDTAAYGKDIGVRLNDLVDAITSINDRFMLRVGMMEPRNTMEILPQLVDSYRNNKVFKFLHLPVQSGDDRILELMNREYRAEAFTRIVDEFRKNFPDMVISTDIISGYHGDDEQSFDATCRLIEAVKPDIINITRFSPRPFTRDYSSAVPPSNAVKRWTRVYTDMHREITQAKLISHIGKLSRVIITETGKDGTVVGRDTSYRPVVIHGKFEKYSVMDAEVVDAAETYLIGKPVFTEDHQLQLSHPSRSSLSS, from the coding sequence ATGAAGATATACTCCGAATCATACGGCTGCACCCAGTCCAGGTCTGAAACCGGACTGTACGTGAATTCGATGCTGGCTGAGGGAAACACGCTGGTATCAAGACCAGAGGAAGCCGATATGAGTATTATCGGAACCTGCGTCGTGATAAAGCAGACAGAAGACAGAATGATCCGCAGGATAGAGGAAATTTCCAGGGTTTCAAGAGTCAGGGTCATGGGGTGTCTTTCCACCATGAATGGGGGATCACTGGCTCAGGGCAATATAGAGGTACTGAACAGCAGGGATTTCAGGAGCTTTTACTCCGGAAGGCTGGATGACATCGAGATCAGGGAACCGTCAATATTTGAGGGAATACCCATAAACCAGGGTTGCACCGGCAGCTGCAATTTCTGCATATCGCACATTGCAAGGGGAAAGCTTTTATCCAGGCCGCCTGAAAAGATCAGGAACCAGGTGCTTATGCAGCTGGAGAAGGGAATCAGGGAGGTAAGGATATCCTCCCTCGACACTGCAGCATACGGGAAGGATATCGGCGTCAGGCTGAACGACCTGGTTGATGCCATAACCTCCATCAATGACAGATTCATGCTCCGCGTCGGGATGATGGAGCCAAGGAATACCATGGAAATACTGCCGCAGCTTGTTGATTCATACAGGAACAATAAGGTGTTCAAGTTCCTTCACCTGCCAGTCCAGAGTGGCGATGACCGGATACTTGAACTGATGAACAGGGAATACAGGGCCGAGGCATTCACCAGGATTGTGGACGAATTCAGGAAAAATTTCCCGGATATGGTTATTTCAACAGATATAATCTCTGGTTACCACGGAGACGATGAACAGAGTTTTGACGCCACCTGCAGACTTATAGAGGCAGTGAAACCGGACATAATAAACATAACCAGGTTTTCCCCCAGGCCTTTCACCAGGGACTACAGCAGTGCAGTGCCGCCTTCCAATGCGGTGAAGCGGTGGACCAGGGTGTACACGGACATGCACAGGGAGATCACGCAGGCGAAGCTCATTTCCCATATAGGAAAGTTATCCCGGGTAATCATCACGGAAACAGGAAAGGACGGAACAGTGGTTGGCAGGGACACATCCTACAGACCTGTAGTTATCCATGGAAAGTTTGAAAAATATTCAGTCATGGATGCTGAGGTAGTGGACGCCGCAGAAACCTATCTAATAGGCAAGCCGGTGTTTACGGAAGATCATCAACTTCAACTATCTCATCCATCACGTAGTTCTTTGTCTTCTTGA